The proteins below are encoded in one region of Brevundimonas fontaquae:
- a CDS encoding YybH family protein, protein MSPKPLVLALSLAVLSVTPAVAQDHSHGHAQTAGSISAEATEAATTVDAFHAALKAGDTSAALLLLAPDVMIFEEGGAERSRDEYASHHLASDAAFAAASDNVVSRRSGWADGDVAWITSEGRTTGQFNGRAVDRLTTETMVLKRHADGWRIHHIHWSSRAPR, encoded by the coding sequence ATGTCCCCCAAACCTCTCGTTCTCGCCCTCTCTCTCGCCGTCCTGTCGGTGACGCCCGCTGTCGCGCAGGACCATTCTCACGGCCATGCCCAGACCGCGGGGTCGATCAGCGCGGAAGCGACGGAGGCGGCCACGACCGTCGATGCCTTCCATGCCGCGCTCAAGGCCGGTGACACATCTGCCGCCCTGTTGCTTCTGGCCCCCGACGTCATGATCTTTGAAGAGGGCGGAGCGGAGCGCTCGCGCGACGAATACGCCTCTCACCATCTTGCGTCGGACGCCGCCTTCGCGGCCGCGTCGGACAATGTCGTAAGCCGCAGATCGGGCTGGGCGGACGGCGATGTGGCGTGGATCACGAGCGAAGGCCGCACCACCGGTCAGTTCAACGGACGCGCCGTGGACCGTCTGACAACGGAAACCATGGTGCTAAAGCGCCACGCCGACGGCTGGCGCATCCATCACATTCACTGGTCGTCGCGCGCTCCGCGGTAA
- a CDS encoding copper resistance protein B produces the protein MNRFAVALAPLILAASAVTAQAQDPHAGHVMPATAAPRATPAPAVRPQTSTPPPAQDPHAGHVMPPAQTPPAADPHAGHQMPAEPPVVDPHAGHDMSTMPPTAQPDPHAGHDMSAMPSTQVDPRAGHDMSTMSMGPPDVPTSADNPGRPPEDPLPVAALSGPTHAADLVFGAEAMAAARQILVRENGEVRTTAVIIDRLEAGFGGAEESYLWDVQGWSGGDINRFWWKSEGEGDFGGKLEEAELQALYSRAIAPFWDVQAGVRQDFRPDGEDTTHLVLGLQGLAPYWWEIDAAAFLSTEGDLTARVEAEYDQRITQRLILQPRLEIDASASDIPELEIGSGLSSIEAGLRLRYEFRKEFAPYVGVEWSRALGNTADYIEARGGEADDTRFVVGLKAWF, from the coding sequence ATGAACCGCTTCGCCGTCGCCCTCGCTCCGCTGATCCTCGCCGCCAGCGCCGTCACCGCCCAAGCGCAGGACCCGCACGCGGGCCATGTCATGCCGGCGACCGCGGCGCCGCGAGCCACGCCCGCTCCGGCCGTTCGGCCTCAGACGTCCACCCCGCCGCCGGCGCAAGACCCGCACGCCGGTCATGTCATGCCGCCCGCGCAAACGCCGCCAGCTGCCGACCCTCACGCCGGCCATCAGATGCCGGCTGAGCCCCCGGTCGTTGATCCGCATGCGGGTCACGACATGTCGACAATGCCGCCGACGGCGCAGCCCGATCCGCACGCCGGCCACGACATGTCCGCCATGCCCTCCACCCAGGTCGACCCTCGTGCCGGGCATGATATGTCGACCATGAGTATGGGACCGCCGGACGTGCCGACCAGCGCCGACAATCCCGGCCGTCCTCCGGAGGACCCGCTCCCAGTCGCCGCCCTGAGCGGCCCCACGCACGCCGCCGATCTGGTCTTTGGCGCCGAAGCGATGGCGGCCGCCCGTCAGATTCTGGTTCGCGAGAACGGCGAGGTCCGCACCACCGCCGTCATCATCGATCGTCTCGAAGCCGGCTTCGGCGGTGCTGAGGAGTCGTATCTCTGGGACGTCCAGGGCTGGAGCGGCGGCGACATCAATCGCTTCTGGTGGAAGTCCGAGGGCGAAGGCGACTTTGGCGGCAAGTTGGAAGAGGCCGAACTCCAAGCGCTTTACAGCCGCGCGATAGCGCCGTTCTGGGATGTGCAGGCCGGCGTGCGTCAGGATTTCCGGCCCGACGGCGAGGATACGACGCACCTGGTCCTCGGCCTCCAGGGCCTGGCGCCCTATTGGTGGGAGATCGACGCGGCCGCCTTCCTCTCCACCGAGGGCGACCTGACCGCCCGCGTCGAGGCCGAATACGACCAGCGCATCACCCAGCGCCTGATCCTCCAGCCCCGCCTCGAAATCGACGCCTCAGCCAGCGACATTCCGGAGTTGGAGATCGGCTCGGGCTTGTCGTCCATAGAGGCGGGCCTGCGCCTGCGCTACGAGTTCCGCAAGGAGTTCGCCCCCTATGTCGGCGTTGAGTGGAGCCGGGCGCTCGGAAACACCGCCGACTACATCGAAGCCCGAGGCGGTGAGGCTGATGACACCCGCTTCGTCGTCGGCCTCAAGGCCTGGTTCTGA
- a CDS encoding RNA polymerase sigma factor, whose translation MKDGDSIEARAAGGDAGAFGALMAATKGDLYRFVRRYVGDEAEAHDLLQETYTAAWLALRRYDPARPFEVWLRSIALNKCRDWSRRRAVRRVVRGVMGLDAPEASAVRMETPSPEARLDDRRRAEALRSALTRLPDGLKAPLLLATLEGRSHGEIAAILGVTTKAVETRIARARKRLAEDMAVPGGA comes from the coding sequence GTGAAGGACGGCGACAGCATTGAAGCCCGCGCGGCTGGCGGCGACGCCGGCGCGTTCGGCGCCTTGATGGCGGCGACCAAGGGCGATCTCTACAGGTTCGTGCGCCGCTATGTCGGCGACGAAGCGGAAGCGCACGACCTGCTCCAGGAAACTTACACCGCCGCATGGCTCGCCCTGCGAAGGTACGATCCGGCTCGCCCCTTCGAGGTCTGGCTCCGCTCGATCGCCCTGAACAAATGCAGGGACTGGAGCCGTCGGCGTGCGGTGCGTCGGGTGGTGCGCGGCGTCATGGGCCTCGACGCCCCCGAAGCGTCAGCGGTCCGGATGGAAACGCCATCTCCCGAAGCCCGACTGGACGATCGCCGTCGCGCCGAGGCGCTGCGCAGCGCGCTGACCCGCCTGCCTGACGGCCTCAAGGCCCCTCTCCTGCTCGCTACGCTCGAAGGTCGCTCGCACGGCGAAATCGCGGCGATCCTGGGCGTCACGACCAAGGCCGTGGAGACGCGGATCGCCCGCGCCCGCAAGCGACTTGCCGAGGACATGGCCGTTCCGGGAGGTGCTTGA
- a CDS encoding copper resistance system multicopper oxidase yields MPMPSFDRRMLLRGAAVGGGLLGLQGLLPAWAQTGTAGLRTALPTLSGPNIDLTVGHSPFTVGGRTGHAVTINGVLPAPLLRLREGQNVRLSVTNGLDEDTSIHWHGLLLPFQMDGVPGISFPGIKPRETFVYEFPIKQSGTFWYHSHSNLQEAMGHYGPIVIDPAGADPVAYDREHVLVLSDWSFMHPHEILEKLKKSPGYFNRQRTTLAGLINGSDRMSLEERRMWGEMRMDPRDILDVSGSTYTYLINGHGPQENWTGLFSPGERVRLRIINASAMSIFNVRIPGLPMTVVQADGENVRPVETDEFQISVAETYDVIVRPTEDRAYTIVSEAIDRSGMGRATLAPRLGMTAEVPPLREVPNLTMRDMGMGGMDHGSMGGMSGMDHGTMAGMDHGAPAQGAAPAGEMGGMSMSGMNMRDPENAPPDMAVGVGVDAIAMAPANRLGERPIGLTNVDHRVLVYTDLVSLQPNKDQRPPSRTMEIHLTGNMERFMWGFDGRKFSELVEPIRFERNERVRVTLVNDTMMAHPIHLHGHFFELVTGGPPGHQPLKHTVNVAPGGKVTFDLTADAPGDWAFHCHMLMHMHAGMFNVVTVRPMDGAAS; encoded by the coding sequence ATGCCCATGCCAAGTTTCGATCGCCGAATGCTTCTCAGGGGCGCCGCCGTTGGCGGCGGGCTGCTTGGCCTGCAGGGACTTCTGCCGGCCTGGGCGCAGACCGGTACGGCGGGCTTGAGAACGGCCCTGCCGACGTTGAGCGGGCCCAACATCGACCTGACGGTCGGCCACTCGCCCTTCACGGTCGGGGGGCGGACCGGCCATGCCGTGACGATCAACGGAGTGCTCCCGGCGCCCTTGCTGCGCCTGCGCGAGGGACAGAACGTGCGACTCTCCGTGACCAACGGGCTGGATGAGGACACTTCGATCCATTGGCACGGCCTATTGCTGCCGTTCCAAATGGACGGCGTCCCGGGCATCAGCTTCCCGGGCATCAAGCCGCGGGAAACCTTCGTCTATGAGTTCCCGATCAAGCAGTCAGGCACCTTCTGGTACCACAGCCACTCGAATCTTCAGGAGGCGATGGGCCACTACGGTCCGATCGTCATCGACCCGGCAGGCGCCGATCCCGTCGCCTACGACCGCGAGCATGTGCTGGTCCTGTCGGACTGGAGCTTTATGCACCCACACGAAATCCTGGAGAAGCTGAAGAAGAGCCCGGGCTACTTCAACCGGCAGCGCACCACGCTCGCCGGTCTGATCAACGGCAGCGACCGCATGAGCCTGGAGGAGCGGCGCATGTGGGGTGAGATGCGGATGGACCCGCGCGACATCCTCGACGTCAGCGGCTCGACCTATACCTATTTGATCAACGGCCACGGGCCGCAGGAGAACTGGACCGGCCTTTTCAGCCCCGGCGAGCGCGTGCGGCTGCGCATCATCAACGCCTCGGCCATGTCGATCTTCAACGTCCGCATCCCCGGCTTGCCGATGACCGTGGTGCAGGCCGACGGCGAGAACGTCCGCCCGGTCGAGACCGACGAGTTCCAGATCTCGGTCGCCGAAACCTACGACGTCATCGTCCGGCCGACTGAAGACCGGGCCTACACCATCGTCTCGGAGGCGATCGATCGCTCGGGGATGGGCCGCGCCACCCTTGCGCCGCGCCTGGGCATGACCGCCGAGGTTCCGCCGCTGCGCGAGGTCCCGAACCTGACCATGCGAGACATGGGCATGGGCGGAATGGATCACGGCTCAATGGGCGGCATGTCCGGAATGGACCACGGCACGATGGCCGGCATGGACCACGGCGCCCCAGCCCAAGGCGCGGCGCCGGCGGGCGAGATGGGCGGAATGTCCATGTCAGGCATGAACATGCGAGATCCCGAGAACGCCCCGCCGGACATGGCGGTCGGCGTGGGCGTCGACGCGATAGCCATGGCCCCCGCCAACCGCCTCGGCGAGCGGCCGATCGGCCTGACCAACGTCGATCACCGCGTTCTCGTCTACACCGACCTGGTGTCGCTGCAGCCGAACAAGGACCAACGCCCGCCGTCGCGGACCATGGAAATACACCTGACCGGCAATATGGAGCGGTTCATGTGGGGCTTCGACGGGCGGAAGTTCAGTGAACTGGTCGAACCCATCCGTTTCGAGCGGAATGAGCGGGTGCGCGTGACCTTGGTGAACGACACCATGATGGCCCACCCCATCCACCTGCACGGCCACTTCTTCGAACTGGTGACCGGCGGTCCCCCGGGGCATCAGCCGCTGAAGCACACGGTAAACGTCGCGCCCGGGGGCAAGGTGACCTTCGACCTGACCGCCGACGCGCCCGGCGACTGGGCCTTCCACTGCCACATGCTGATGCACATGCACGCCGGCATGTTCAATGTCGTGACGGTCCGGCCCATGGACGGAGCCGCGTCATGA
- a CDS encoding copper resistance CopC family protein: MIRILTLTAALAFAGAAAAQDPHAGHNMQTQAAEPQSAVTTVPANGAMTHGSPERFSVTFPHAMVLKTVTLSAEGQAPVVVNAPAAPAAATVSVALPRLAPGTYTAAWTAEGPDGHKMSGSVSFMVH; this comes from the coding sequence ATGATCCGCATTCTCACCCTCACGGCCGCCCTGGCCTTCGCCGGCGCCGCCGCCGCCCAGGATCCGCACGCCGGGCACAATATGCAGACGCAGGCCGCCGAGCCTCAATCGGCCGTCACCACGGTTCCGGCGAACGGGGCCATGACCCACGGATCGCCAGAACGCTTCAGCGTCACCTTCCCCCATGCGATGGTCCTGAAGACGGTGACCCTGAGCGCCGAGGGGCAGGCCCCGGTGGTCGTGAATGCCCCCGCCGCACCGGCCGCCGCGACCGTCAGCGTGGCCCTTCCCCGGCTTGCCCCGGGAACCTACACCGCCGCCTGGACCGCTGAAGGTCCGGACGGCCACAAGATGTCCGGCTCTGTCAGCTTCATGGTTCACTAG
- a CDS encoding Spy/CpxP family protein refolding chaperone — translation MRARWKSIVLTAVLAALASGAATWASATWVMRERQPPSLHSVVHEQLNLSAEQDGRLDAIEARFAARRPGLEAEVRAANRELAAAIAASDGNTPQVQAAVDHFHVAMGDLQKATIAHVFEMRSVLTPAQAEVFDAAVVDALRADAG, via the coding sequence ATGAGAGCGCGCTGGAAATCGATCGTCCTGACAGCCGTGCTGGCGGCGCTCGCCAGCGGCGCGGCGACCTGGGCGAGCGCAACCTGGGTCATGCGCGAGCGTCAGCCGCCGAGCCTGCATAGCGTCGTCCATGAGCAGTTGAACCTGAGCGCTGAACAGGATGGTCGTCTGGACGCGATCGAAGCGCGCTTCGCCGCGCGCCGCCCCGGGCTGGAGGCAGAAGTGCGAGCCGCCAACCGCGAGCTCGCCGCCGCCATCGCTGCAAGCGATGGGAACACGCCCCAGGTGCAGGCGGCGGTGGATCACTTCCACGTGGCCATGGGCGATCTGCAGAAGGCGACCATCGCCCACGTCTTCGAGATGCGGTCGGTGCTCACCCCCGCGCAGGCCGAGGTCTTCGACGCCGCCGTGGTGGACGCCCTGCGTGCCGACGCCGGCTAG
- a CDS encoding RNA polymerase sigma factor, whose translation MTDTKQLGVEAQDGINRLYRRYAVWLDRRLRPHIGADAAADVVQETYLRAAPYAVSDIRHPKAFLLQIALNLVRDESRREGRRRQSQALQRPAEAEAAPQFDQVLLEQVIRSMPQLYRDVFVLNRFGGMTYPEISVSLEISVKTVEWRMSRALQYCASRLDL comes from the coding sequence GTGACCGATACGAAGCAGCTGGGGGTGGAGGCGCAGGACGGGATCAACCGTCTCTACCGGCGATACGCCGTCTGGCTGGATCGCCGGTTGCGCCCTCACATCGGCGCCGACGCTGCGGCGGATGTCGTCCAGGAGACCTACCTCAGGGCGGCGCCTTACGCCGTGTCGGACATCCGCCATCCAAAAGCGTTCCTGCTGCAGATCGCCCTCAATCTGGTCCGCGATGAAAGCCGAAGAGAGGGCCGACGCCGCCAGAGCCAGGCGCTTCAAAGACCTGCCGAGGCCGAGGCCGCGCCGCAGTTCGACCAAGTCCTTCTCGAACAGGTTATCCGGTCCATGCCGCAACTCTACCGCGACGTCTTCGTCTTGAACCGCTTTGGCGGTATGACTTATCCCGAGATCTCCGTGTCGCTCGAGATCAGCGTGAAAACGGTGGAATGGCGAATGTCCAGGGCGCTTCAGTACTGCGCGTCTCGGCTGGACCTGTAG
- a CDS encoding acyltransferase family protein — MSERTDPAAGPFPDRLDPLTGVRFFLALGVVLFHYQLQWTLPEGAAGLLNRARLGVDIFFILSGFILTHVYLQGDQPVNYRRFIAARFARIYPAHLFILLAMLLLVLAAPVLGIGLEPGRFNPADFLATLFLVQAWLPRDGMVLWNGPAWSLSAEWFVYLAFPAYAAVALRFRHRPWMLVAAATSLFILLDAIYRHWFGSVLPRAEDNMGVLRIIPEFLLGIGLYYLGARWAPSPRVAIVGAVGATALLLLAMQIGADDRLIVAASGPFVLALALLAKAGVRTFLSHPVAIFAGEASFALYLVHIPILMVWRNAAQAIGGWPGDYRMGLLELAAMLAVTLAAAAAIYGLVERPSRQWLRRRTFGRMPDADARRTVHSDQGEPF; from the coding sequence GTGAGCGAGAGGACAGATCCGGCCGCGGGTCCGTTTCCGGATCGGCTCGATCCGCTGACGGGGGTGAGGTTCTTCCTCGCGCTCGGCGTGGTGCTGTTTCACTACCAGCTGCAATGGACGCTGCCCGAAGGTGCGGCCGGACTGTTAAACCGGGCCCGTCTCGGGGTCGATATCTTCTTCATCCTGTCTGGGTTCATCCTCACCCACGTTTACCTGCAGGGTGATCAGCCAGTGAACTACAGGCGGTTCATCGCGGCGCGGTTCGCGCGCATATACCCGGCGCATTTGTTCATCCTGTTGGCGATGCTGTTGCTGGTGCTCGCCGCGCCGGTGTTGGGCATCGGCCTGGAGCCCGGGCGGTTCAATCCTGCGGATTTTCTGGCCACCCTCTTTTTGGTTCAGGCCTGGTTGCCGCGAGACGGGATGGTCCTGTGGAACGGGCCCGCCTGGTCGCTGTCAGCCGAATGGTTCGTCTATCTCGCTTTTCCAGCCTATGCTGCGGTCGCCCTGCGGTTTCGACACAGGCCATGGATGCTCGTAGCCGCGGCGACGAGCCTGTTCATCCTGCTGGATGCGATCTACCGGCATTGGTTCGGCTCGGTTCTGCCCCGGGCGGAAGACAATATGGGCGTCTTGCGCATCATTCCGGAGTTCCTGCTCGGGATTGGCCTCTACTATCTCGGAGCGCGCTGGGCGCCGTCCCCGCGCGTCGCGATCGTCGGCGCCGTCGGAGCCACCGCGCTCCTCTTGCTCGCTATGCAGATCGGGGCCGATGATCGCCTTATCGTCGCCGCGTCGGGACCCTTCGTTCTCGCCTTGGCGCTGCTCGCCAAGGCGGGTGTCAGAACCTTCCTGTCGCACCCGGTCGCAATCTTCGCCGGTGAGGCCTCGTTCGCCCTCTACCTCGTCCATATTCCGATCCTGATGGTCTGGCGCAATGCCGCCCAGGCCATCGGGGGCTGGCCGGGCGACTATCGAATGGGGCTTCTGGAACTGGCGGCGATGCTGGCGGTGACCCTCGCCGCGGCGGCCGCCATCTATGGTCTGGTCGAGCGACCGAGCCGCCAGTGGCTGAGGCGGCGCACCTTCGGTCGGATGCCGGATGCCGACGCCAGACGCACCGTTCACAGCGATCAGGGAGAGCCCTTTTGA
- a CDS encoding helix-turn-helix domain-containing protein, with the protein MEAVSEDPDRGSPAVSLSPREQECLQWVCRGKSSSDIGTILSLSPRTVDSYLEKVCSKLRVRTRIEAVASAVRRGLIDPG; encoded by the coding sequence ATGGAAGCTGTCTCCGAAGATCCGGACCGTGGATCGCCCGCGGTCAGCCTGAGCCCGCGCGAACAGGAATGCCTGCAATGGGTCTGTCGCGGGAAGAGCTCCTCCGACATCGGAACCATATTGTCGCTGTCGCCCCGCACCGTGGACAGCTATCTTGAGAAGGTCTGTTCCAAACTCCGGGTCCGGACCCGGATCGAAGCGGTCGCCTCGGCGGTCCGGCGCGGTCTGATCGACCCGGGATGA
- a CDS encoding DUF7662 domain-containing protein, whose product MAKYTPLAAFLRRQKGAEVDLSFRDIERIVGGILPKAASLEDWWRANPAREQMPQHLAFADAGFVAEPRTRAETVRFIRVAGVGVTGSAARLSAAKTES is encoded by the coding sequence ATGGCTAAATACACGCCGCTCGCAGCCTTTCTCAGACGTCAGAAGGGCGCCGAGGTGGACCTGTCGTTTCGGGACATCGAGCGGATCGTCGGCGGCATCTTGCCCAAGGCGGCCTCGCTGGAGGACTGGTGGCGCGCGAATCCGGCGAGGGAGCAAATGCCCCAGCACCTCGCCTTCGCCGACGCGGGCTTCGTCGCCGAACCGCGGACGCGGGCCGAAACCGTCCGTTTCATCCGGGTTGCGGGAGTGGGCGTCACAGGGAGCGCGGCGCGGCTCAGCGCGGCGAAGACCGAGAGTTGA
- a CDS encoding DUF411 domain-containing protein, whose amino-acid sequence MTTAYLHRRLFLGAAVSVALTGTACAQTQASRTLTVFKTPTCACCDAWISHMREAGFNTTITVLPSLQSVRSSRGLPDSLASCHTGLIDGYVVEGHVPARDVIRLLAERPAALGLAVPAMPLGSPGMETPQGHKDPYDTLLVLRSGATQVFARHNPPT is encoded by the coding sequence TTGACGACCGCCTACCTCCACCGAAGGCTTTTCTTAGGCGCCGCCGTCAGCGTCGCCCTGACCGGAACAGCCTGCGCCCAGACCCAGGCGTCGAGAACCCTCACGGTCTTCAAGACGCCAACCTGTGCGTGCTGCGACGCCTGGATCTCGCACATGCGGGAGGCTGGCTTCAACACGACCATCACCGTTCTGCCGAGCCTCCAATCCGTCCGCAGCAGCCGGGGGCTTCCGGACAGCCTGGCCTCCTGCCACACCGGGTTGATTGATGGCTATGTCGTAGAGGGCCATGTTCCGGCACGGGACGTCATACGGTTGCTTGCCGAGCGGCCGGCAGCGCTCGGTCTCGCGGTTCCGGCCATGCCCCTCGGTTCGCCCGGCATGGAGACGCCGCAGGGACACAAGGACCCTTACGACACGCTGCTGGTGCTTCGCTCCGGCGCGACGCAGGTGTTCGCCCGTCACAACCCGCCCACCTGA